Proteins from a genomic interval of Pseudodesulfovibrio nedwellii:
- a CDS encoding response regulator has translation MRILIVEDEFTSRKLLTALLSDYGQCDTASDGVECVESFKMALEENSPYDLVCMDIMMPNKDGHQALKDIRVIEQDAGVRSSDEAKVIMITALNDPKTVVKAYYKGGAAAYLPKPIEVESLYAVLRDLALIE, from the coding sequence ATGCGTATTTTGATTGTTGAAGACGAATTTACCAGCCGCAAGTTGTTGACGGCATTGCTGTCCGATTATGGACAATGTGACACGGCATCTGATGGTGTTGAGTGTGTCGAGTCTTTTAAAATGGCTCTTGAAGAAAATTCGCCTTACGACCTGGTTTGTATGGATATCATGATGCCTAATAAAGATGGACATCAGGCCTTGAAGGACATTCGTGTTATCGAACAGGATGCCGGAGTCCGGTCCTCTGATGAAGCGAAGGTTATTATGATTACCGCCCTTAATGACCCCAAAACAGTGGTCAAAGCCTACTATAAAGGCGGGGCGGCCGCCTATCTTCCCAAGCCCATTGAAGTTGAAAGCCTCTATGCCGTCCTTCGGGATCTGGCACTTATTGAGTGA
- a CDS encoding YcaO-like family protein encodes MIELKECLKEFTTDQDKACSPQDTVARVKTALADKCKGVLGETDQVDTGRLGIPVFVSVCGPEAREIMPTRKQMGKGASPEQAEASALMELVERFSYFSFWADATNFTELTWSEAAAKWPDTIMDIQQIILSVEEDISEQEAIRLLDLVKWRFHPALNVGAGQEECVPLDWFKKLNEFNGSSAGNTFEESICQGACELVERHVCAVIDRSRLTTPTIDPDSLDDPVLLRLVECFERNGVKLILKDFTMGYPVPTVAAVAWDPKSFPALSEIVFTAGTAASPAKAAIRAVTEVAQLAGDFETSRVYEASGLSKFTELEQIQWLEEGAVVSLDSLPTVENSDIYNELMALANGLQDKGNTLYAVDTRHPELMVTTNYNVVPGFDFRERTPNRSIGLFVGRILAEDVEFDEAMEGLEVLAEVYPEAYFLPFFRGLLALRMGDPLYATAQFEEAEPLQPADQERALAAFYQAYALSQMEEWEETIGHLDRAIELDKECKEFFNLRGVAHFKNERYSEAAENFQASLDIDSGSPHDLANLGLCHKFMGNRSEALDYLNAALDMDSSLEFALKQRDELLES; translated from the coding sequence GTGATTGAACTCAAGGAATGTCTCAAGGAATTTACCACTGATCAGGATAAGGCGTGTAGCCCTCAGGATACAGTGGCACGGGTTAAGACGGCCTTGGCGGATAAGTGCAAAGGCGTTCTTGGCGAGACAGATCAAGTGGATACCGGCAGACTTGGTATCCCTGTTTTTGTCAGTGTCTGCGGCCCTGAAGCGCGAGAAATCATGCCCACTCGTAAGCAGATGGGGAAGGGAGCATCCCCTGAACAGGCTGAAGCTTCCGCGCTCATGGAGCTGGTTGAACGTTTTTCTTATTTTAGTTTTTGGGCAGACGCGACAAACTTTACTGAATTGACATGGTCAGAAGCCGCCGCTAAGTGGCCCGATACAATAATGGATATTCAACAGATCATTTTATCTGTTGAAGAAGATATTTCCGAACAAGAGGCGATTCGTCTCCTAGATCTCGTTAAATGGCGTTTTCATCCTGCGTTGAACGTTGGCGCCGGGCAGGAGGAATGTGTTCCATTAGACTGGTTCAAGAAGCTTAACGAGTTTAACGGATCGTCAGCCGGGAATACTTTTGAAGAATCCATTTGTCAGGGAGCCTGTGAATTGGTCGAACGGCATGTTTGTGCTGTGATTGACCGTAGTCGGTTGACCACTCCAACGATTGACCCTGATTCATTGGATGATCCGGTCCTTCTCCGGTTGGTTGAATGTTTTGAACGCAATGGCGTCAAACTTATCCTCAAGGATTTTACCATGGGGTACCCTGTGCCCACGGTTGCAGCCGTGGCGTGGGACCCGAAGTCGTTTCCTGCATTGAGTGAAATCGTGTTTACCGCCGGGACCGCGGCTTCTCCGGCCAAGGCGGCTATTCGGGCTGTAACCGAAGTCGCGCAGTTGGCGGGAGATTTTGAGACCAGCCGTGTGTATGAAGCATCCGGGCTGTCAAAATTTACTGAACTTGAACAGATCCAGTGGCTTGAAGAAGGGGCAGTTGTGTCTCTGGATTCTCTTCCTACAGTTGAGAATTCTGATATATATAATGAATTGATGGCTCTCGCTAATGGATTGCAGGACAAGGGAAATACTCTTTATGCAGTCGATACCCGACATCCTGAGTTGATGGTGACGACTAATTATAATGTTGTCCCCGGGTTTGATTTTCGCGAACGGACTCCCAATAGGTCTATTGGCTTGTTTGTTGGACGTATTCTGGCTGAAGACGTCGAGTTTGATGAGGCTATGGAAGGGTTGGAGGTGTTAGCCGAGGTTTATCCTGAGGCGTATTTCCTGCCTTTTTTCAGAGGACTGTTAGCGTTGCGCATGGGAGATCCTTTGTATGCAACTGCACAGTTTGAGGAAGCAGAGCCTCTTCAGCCAGCAGACCAAGAGAGAGCCCTGGCTGCATTTTATCAGGCATACGCTTTGTCGCAGATGGAAGAGTGGGAAGAAACCATTGGACATCTTGATCGAGCCATTGAGTTGGATAAAGAGTGTAAAGAGTTTTTCAACCTGCGTGGTGTCGCTCATTTTAAGAATGAACGCTACAGTGAGGCTGCCGAAAATTTCCAGGCTTCACTTGATATCGATAGTGGTTCGCCACATGATCTGGCCAATCTGGGATTGTGTCACAAGTTTATGGGGAATCGTTCAGAAGCCCTTGATTATTTGAACGCGGCTCTCGATATGGATTCAAGCCTTGAATTTGCTCTTAAGCAACGAGATGAACTCTTGGAATCATAG
- a CDS encoding tetratricopeptide repeat protein — translation MPQKKDSKAFGIYNRILILTNVEVHAKRDLNTIKSFGPKDVQAFSSGAMAIDYLSEHSVDLIFCDSSLNDMSGLKFAQTVNTNMSGRPLPIIMVTLENRRDYVLDSIAAGCIGYILRPYSLDTFEKYLILADQLDSYPEIEEMELKEAQEMVERGNFDEAIEAFEELISYQDEAQKYYDMGCQFMVQAKYGKAIVSFKKAVKINDLFAEAYKGLAEAYKGRGDMESFKKFLRRAADVHAQFDNLEETKTLFIEILKYDSDTPNPFNSLGVTLRKQGDYPGAIHAYRQALELTPSDENIHFNMAKALYFMGKLEDASTEVAASLLMNPDFHEANKLYQRIHGQPWTPPKGEKGKTRTVSEGVKESAKDIGP, via the coding sequence ATGCCGCAAAAAAAAGACAGCAAGGCGTTCGGCATCTATAATAGGATTCTTATCCTGACCAATGTCGAGGTACACGCCAAGCGTGATCTGAATACCATAAAGAGCTTTGGCCCCAAAGACGTTCAGGCATTCTCATCCGGTGCCATGGCTATTGATTATCTCTCCGAACATTCTGTTGATTTGATTTTCTGTGATTCTTCATTGAATGACATGAGCGGTCTCAAGTTTGCTCAAACCGTCAACACCAACATGAGCGGACGTCCTCTACCCATCATCATGGTCACACTGGAAAATCGTCGAGATTACGTTCTGGATTCCATTGCCGCAGGCTGTATTGGCTACATACTCCGTCCCTATTCTCTCGACACCTTTGAAAAATATCTTATTCTTGCCGATCAATTGGACAGCTATCCCGAAATCGAAGAAATGGAGCTCAAAGAAGCGCAAGAAATGGTCGAACGTGGTAATTTCGATGAAGCCATTGAAGCCTTTGAAGAACTTATTTCCTATCAGGACGAAGCCCAGAAATACTACGACATGGGCTGCCAGTTCATGGTTCAGGCCAAATATGGCAAGGCGATCGTATCCTTTAAAAAAGCGGTCAAGATTAATGACCTGTTTGCTGAAGCATACAAAGGATTGGCCGAGGCATACAAAGGCCGTGGAGACATGGAATCTTTCAAAAAATTTCTCCGCAGGGCAGCAGATGTCCACGCCCAGTTCGACAATCTGGAAGAAACAAAAACGCTTTTCATCGAAATTCTCAAATACGATTCCGACACACCCAACCCTTTCAATTCTCTTGGAGTAACTCTTCGGAAGCAAGGTGATTATCCTGGTGCTATTCACGCCTATCGCCAAGCTCTTGAACTCACACCGAGTGATGAGAACATTCATTTTAACATGGCAAAAGCCTTGTATTTCATGGGTAAATTGGAAGATGCATCCACAGAAGTCGCGGCCTCTCTCTTGATGAATCCGGATTTTCACGAAGCCAACAAACTCTATCAACGCATACACGGACAACCTTGGACGCCACCCAAGGGGGAAAAAGGGAAAACCCGCACCGTATCCGAAGGTGTCAAAGAATCAGCCAAGGATATCGGTCCATAA
- a CDS encoding HD domain-containing protein, whose protein sequence is MPLFDHQASLTAFANSHFKSEKDHDYHIKLKFEHSLRVCENAKAIVADEDITGHVASLATLAALFHDIGRFPQYTTYGTFKDAESINHGRLGVLTLRDQKLPHATSKKDLRLIRAAIGLHNVKAIRDTTPQPLATIANIVRDADKIDIFSVILDHLDPETESKPVVIHSLIQDQTKYSDEVYQTTLAGEIGDYSLLRYSNDFILLLIGWLFVLHYPTSVRLIAERGLIEQAFSILPKDDKIQTLNEKSHTFMRYKNTRTP, encoded by the coding sequence ATGCCCTTGTTCGACCACCAAGCATCACTCACAGCTTTTGCGAACAGCCATTTTAAGAGTGAAAAAGACCACGATTATCACATCAAGCTAAAATTCGAACACTCTCTGCGTGTGTGTGAAAACGCCAAAGCGATTGTTGCAGACGAAGATATAACCGGCCACGTTGCAAGCTTGGCAACTCTAGCAGCACTGTTTCACGACATTGGCCGCTTTCCCCAATATACCACATACGGCACATTCAAAGATGCCGAGTCCATCAATCATGGTCGATTGGGTGTTTTGACTCTTCGAGACCAAAAACTACCGCATGCCACGTCTAAAAAAGATCTCAGGCTGATTCGAGCCGCAATAGGTCTCCACAACGTTAAAGCGATACGGGACACGACACCACAACCATTGGCAACCATTGCAAATATCGTCAGAGATGCAGACAAGATCGATATTTTTTCAGTCATTCTGGACCACCTCGACCCTGAAACCGAATCCAAACCAGTGGTGATCCATAGCCTTATCCAAGACCAAACCAAATACTCCGACGAAGTATACCAAACAACGCTTGCAGGAGAAATCGGTGACTACAGCCTTCTACGATACAGCAATGATTTTATTCTTCTTCTGATTGGTTGGCTCTTCGTTCTTCACTACCCCACTTCTGTGCGACTTATTGCCGAACGTGGCCTTATTGAACAAGCTTTCTCAATTTTGCCTAAAGATGATAAAATTCAAACGCTTAACGAAAAATCTCACACATTCATGCGTTATAAAAATACGCGAACCCCTTGA
- a CDS encoding class I SAM-dependent methyltransferase, giving the protein MADIVHNLDQPIGALIDIAVREFGEVEFETVNVGGMSLEVLQIKNMQQYLDKLIDKTRAGKKITLPLWAKIWPSCLILGYTLTKFPFSNECSILEVGAGGAVNSLVLAKLGHDVTVSDVDSFALLFSKINALKNGVEDKFTLHRVDFTEDTVEKHFDYIIGCEVLYAEEAFEPLLKFLSSHLSDNSTAEIVLAMDQKRQGRKFFDMANEQYAMMKSAAKYKDRETGEENVVNLFRMKRKQA; this is encoded by the coding sequence GTGGCGGATATAGTTCATAATTTGGACCAGCCTATTGGTGCGCTCATTGACATAGCTGTGCGCGAGTTCGGTGAAGTCGAATTCGAGACGGTTAACGTGGGCGGTATGTCTCTTGAAGTACTGCAAATCAAGAATATGCAACAATATCTTGATAAACTCATCGACAAGACTCGGGCTGGAAAGAAAATAACTCTGCCCTTATGGGCCAAGATATGGCCTTCCTGTCTTATTCTTGGCTACACTTTGACTAAATTCCCATTCTCAAATGAATGTTCCATTTTGGAAGTCGGTGCAGGCGGGGCGGTCAATAGCCTTGTTTTGGCAAAGCTTGGTCACGATGTGACGGTAAGTGATGTCGATTCGTTTGCTCTGCTGTTTAGTAAAATTAATGCTTTGAAAAATGGGGTAGAAGATAAGTTTACCTTGCATCGTGTCGATTTTACGGAAGATACGGTTGAAAAACATTTTGACTACATCATTGGTTGCGAAGTTCTTTATGCAGAGGAGGCTTTTGAGCCTTTGCTGAAATTCCTGAGCAGTCATCTGTCTGACAATTCGACCGCAGAGATTGTCCTTGCCATGGATCAGAAGCGTCAAGGCCGGAAGTTTTTTGATATGGCCAACGAACAGTACGCCATGATGAAATCCGCTGCCAAGTATAAGGACAGGGAGACTGGTGAAGAGAATGTTGTCAATTTGTTCCGCATGAAGAGGAAGCAGGCGTGA
- a CDS encoding SHOCT domain-containing protein, with translation MTFSELPFLLANFFDFLDSPEWRAWPFNSGYGEHLLPAVARLAFITIIMGAILLFLRFLFGPGGPLRDKELEQEAMEETAKERAETEKLFVQGEITEMEYKIRMNHLKD, from the coding sequence ATGACATTTTCGGAATTGCCTTTTTTGCTTGCCAATTTTTTTGATTTTCTTGATAGCCCCGAATGGAGGGCTTGGCCTTTCAATTCGGGATACGGAGAACACCTTCTCCCTGCTGTTGCCCGCCTAGCATTCATTACAATTATTATGGGCGCTATTCTTCTTTTTCTCCGTTTCCTTTTCGGACCGGGTGGTCCTCTCAGGGATAAAGAATTGGAACAGGAAGCAATGGAAGAAACCGCTAAAGAACGCGCCGAAACCGAAAAGTTATTCGTCCAAGGTGAAATCACGGAAATGGAATACAAAATACGCATGAACCACCTTAAAGACTAA